From one Idiomarina sp. X4 genomic stretch:
- a CDS encoding efflux RND transporter permease subunit, which yields MFQRIIQFAVANRLLLVLALFSISIASFFIIPKLNLDAFPDVTNVQVTVNTEAPGLAATEVEQLITYPIESVMYALPDVKEVRSISKTGLSGITVVFDESVDIYFARQLVFERLQAAKELIPEGVGTPEMGPNSSGLGQVYQYLLLAEPGSGVSSMELRSLNDYVVKLLLMPVEGITEVLSFGGEVKQYQVNLNPAKLLSYDLTQQDVMGAVNKNNGNVGGWYMPRGQEQLVIRGTGWLDSGKKGLQQIRQIPLKTVDGVSVTLGQVADVEIGSEIRQGAVSMSRKVDGEVNQLGEVVSGIVLKRMGSNTKATIDGIKKRIPLIQQALPEGVTFEPYYDQADLIQKAVSTVAYSLLIAFVFIIAVLALFLLNIRATFLVLLSIPVSIAIALMVMSAMGMSANLMSLGGIAVAIGMLVDGSVVMVENIFKHLSRPDSEHQDDAEQRTEHRDPDPQAAKLDSHGIKLRVKEAANEVARPVFFAAMIILVVFMPLFSFQGVEAKLFEPMAISIMLAIISAVFVAIMVVPALASYFFSRGIKPRENKLLKPLDNGYKRLLSVALRSKKAVIALAGVLFVGALVLVPRLGTEFAPELEEGTINIRVTLAPSSNLETALEVAPKLEKILISFPETTYALSRIGRAEVGGDPEPISNIEIYVGLKPQSEWTTASDRYALQEKMEAKLDDHPGLLFNFSQPIATRVDELLSGVKSQLAIKLFGPELDVLARKGQEIESAVKQVDGAVAVAMEQIKGEAQLVVSPKRQQLSRYGLNVSDVLSVVDNGLGGASAGQIIRGNERYDIYVRLAKQFRDTPESIRSLRLLTPSGAWVTLGEVANVAIESGPPQIRRDDVQRRVVIQSNVQGRDMGSVVADIRKAIDEKVDLPTGYSVDIGGQFESQQRAQERLSIVVPISLALIALLLYFAFGTMGQAMLILVNVPLAVIGGIVALYVSGQYLSVPSAVGFITLFGVAVLNGVVLVESINQRITDGHAVNDAVFDGAWSRLRPVLMTAITSALGLIPMLFATGAGAEIQRPLATVIVGGLVSATLLTLVILPVLYPWFSKQKIKDLSR from the coding sequence GTGGTATTTGACGAGAGTGTCGATATCTACTTTGCCCGGCAACTGGTATTCGAGCGGCTGCAAGCGGCAAAGGAGTTGATTCCAGAGGGAGTCGGCACGCCCGAAATGGGCCCTAACTCTTCCGGTCTCGGCCAGGTTTATCAGTATCTGCTACTTGCCGAGCCGGGCTCTGGTGTCAGTAGCATGGAGCTACGCAGTCTTAACGACTATGTGGTTAAACTGCTACTGATGCCCGTTGAGGGAATTACCGAAGTCTTGTCCTTTGGCGGTGAAGTTAAGCAATATCAGGTTAACCTCAATCCCGCCAAGCTGCTGTCTTACGACCTTACCCAGCAAGACGTCATGGGCGCGGTCAACAAGAATAACGGTAACGTTGGTGGTTGGTATATGCCCCGCGGTCAGGAGCAGTTGGTTATTCGCGGCACCGGCTGGTTGGATAGCGGTAAAAAAGGCCTGCAACAAATACGACAAATACCGCTCAAAACCGTTGACGGCGTTTCCGTAACACTGGGACAGGTTGCCGACGTCGAAATCGGCAGTGAAATTCGCCAGGGGGCGGTCTCAATGTCGCGTAAAGTCGACGGCGAGGTCAACCAGTTGGGCGAAGTGGTGTCGGGTATTGTGCTCAAACGCATGGGCTCGAATACCAAAGCCACCATCGACGGTATTAAAAAGCGCATTCCGCTTATTCAGCAAGCATTACCCGAGGGTGTTACCTTTGAGCCGTATTATGATCAGGCCGATTTAATACAAAAAGCCGTATCTACGGTCGCGTATTCACTGCTCATTGCCTTTGTGTTTATTATCGCAGTATTAGCACTGTTTTTGCTCAACATACGCGCTACTTTTTTAGTGTTACTGTCCATTCCCGTTTCTATCGCCATTGCCCTGATGGTAATGTCCGCGATGGGCATGTCGGCTAACCTGATGTCGCTGGGCGGGATTGCTGTTGCCATTGGTATGCTGGTCGACGGCTCCGTGGTGATGGTTGAAAATATCTTTAAGCACTTAAGTCGTCCGGATAGTGAACACCAAGACGACGCCGAGCAACGCACAGAGCACCGCGACCCGGATCCTCAGGCAGCCAAACTCGATAGTCATGGTATCAAGCTGCGAGTTAAGGAAGCGGCTAACGAAGTGGCACGACCGGTATTCTTTGCCGCCATGATTATCTTGGTGGTCTTTATGCCACTGTTTAGTTTTCAGGGTGTTGAAGCTAAATTATTTGAGCCCATGGCTATCAGTATTATGCTGGCCATTATCTCCGCGGTTTTTGTGGCCATCATGGTTGTACCGGCATTAGCCAGTTACTTTTTCAGTCGGGGTATTAAGCCTCGTGAAAATAAGCTGCTTAAACCACTAGATAATGGTTATAAAAGACTATTATCGGTGGCGTTACGCAGTAAAAAGGCTGTTATTGCCCTGGCCGGTGTGCTGTTTGTCGGCGCTTTGGTGTTAGTGCCTCGTCTCGGCACAGAGTTTGCGCCCGAACTGGAAGAAGGCACGATTAATATTCGCGTGACATTAGCCCCCTCCTCTAACCTTGAAACGGCCTTAGAGGTGGCTCCGAAGCTTGAAAAAATCCTGATATCGTTCCCGGAAACCACCTACGCACTCAGCCGCATTGGACGAGCCGAAGTGGGCGGCGATCCAGAGCCTATCAGCAACATCGAGATATATGTGGGTCTTAAGCCGCAGTCTGAATGGACAACAGCATCGGATCGCTACGCCTTACAAGAAAAAATGGAGGCAAAACTAGATGATCACCCAGGCTTGTTGTTTAATTTTTCACAACCTATTGCAACACGGGTTGATGAACTGCTCTCAGGTGTAAAATCGCAGCTAGCCATCAAACTATTTGGACCCGAGCTTGACGTGTTGGCCCGTAAAGGCCAGGAAATAGAAAGTGCCGTCAAGCAGGTTGACGGGGCCGTTGCAGTAGCGATGGAGCAAATAAAAGGTGAAGCACAACTGGTGGTTTCGCCGAAACGCCAACAACTCTCACGCTACGGCTTAAATGTCTCCGATGTACTTAGCGTTGTCGACAATGGCTTGGGTGGCGCTTCGGCAGGCCAGATCATTCGCGGTAATGAGCGCTATGATATTTACGTGCGGTTGGCCAAGCAATTCCGCGATACGCCGGAGTCTATTCGCTCGTTACGCTTGTTAACTCCCTCGGGGGCCTGGGTAACCTTAGGCGAAGTCGCCAACGTTGCAATTGAATCAGGACCACCGCAAATCCGTCGTGATGATGTACAGCGTCGCGTTGTAATTCAATCGAACGTTCAGGGTCGTGACATGGGCAGCGTGGTTGCCGATATTAGGAAGGCGATTGACGAGAAGGTGGATTTACCAACCGGTTACTCAGTCGACATTGGTGGCCAGTTCGAAAGTCAACAACGAGCACAGGAGCGCTTGTCCATTGTCGTTCCCATATCGCTGGCACTCATCGCCCTGCTGCTTTATTTTGCTTTCGGCACCATGGGTCAAGCCATGTTGATTTTGGTGAATGTACCGTTGGCAGTCATCGGTGGTATTGTGGCACTCTATGTGTCAGGACAGTACTTATCGGTGCCCAGCGCCGTGGGTTTCATCACACTGTTTGGTGTGGCGGTACTAAACGGTGTGGTTCTGGTCGAAAGTATAAACCAGAGAATAACCGATGGGCATGCAGTTAATGATGCCGTGTTTGATGGCGCATGGTCGCGACTACGCCCGGTATTAATGACGGCAATAACCTCAGCGTTAGGACTCATTCCCATGCTGTTTGCAACCGGCGCAGGCGCTGAAATTCAGCGTCCATTGGCCACCGTCATTGTTGGCGGTTTGGTGTCTGCGACATTGCTAACACTGGTTATCTTACCCGTGCTCTATCCTTGGTTTTCGAAACAAAAAATTAAGGATCTGAGCCGTTAG
- the merR gene encoding Hg(II)-responsive transcriptional regulator, giving the protein MLKKRNVMTIGTLAKTAGVGVETVRYYQRRGLMSEPEKPYGGIRHYDEQALARLHFIRASQWLGFSLDEIGELLTLQDGAHCDEARELGEQKLTSVRRKISRLQQIERALNELVQKCSSRHGDVYCPLMASLNDGVEDATTDKHKVR; this is encoded by the coding sequence ATGTTAAAAAAACGCAACGTAATGACAATTGGCACGCTGGCCAAAACAGCCGGCGTGGGCGTGGAAACGGTGCGCTATTATCAGCGCCGAGGGCTAATGAGCGAGCCGGAGAAGCCGTATGGGGGAATCCGACATTACGACGAACAAGCGCTTGCTCGGCTTCATTTTATTCGCGCGTCTCAATGGCTCGGATTTAGTCTGGATGAAATTGGTGAGCTATTAACTCTGCAAGATGGCGCTCATTGCGATGAAGCACGGGAGCTTGGAGAGCAAAAGCTCACCAGTGTTCGTCGAAAGATATCGCGCTTACAGCAAATTGAACGAGCGTTGAATGAGCTGGTGCAAAAATGCAGCTCCAGACACGGAGATGTCTATTGTCCACTGATGGCCTCGCTTAATGACGGGGTTGAGGACGCTACCACGGACAAACATAAGGTGCGTTAG
- a CDS encoding YnfA family protein, translating to MSALFLMKTLGLFIATAIAEIVGCYLPYLWLKEGHSVWLLIPAAISLALFAYLLTLHPAESGRVYAAYGGIYVLTAIVWLRIIDKSPLSSFDLIGTAFVLTGMGILVYGWR from the coding sequence ATGAGTGCATTATTTTTAATGAAAACACTGGGCTTATTTATCGCCACCGCAATTGCTGAAATTGTCGGTTGCTATTTACCCTACCTATGGCTCAAAGAGGGTCATTCCGTTTGGTTGCTCATTCCGGCAGCAATAAGTTTAGCCTTATTTGCTTACTTATTAACACTTCATCCGGCGGAAAGCGGACGCGTTTACGCAGCCTACGGCGGTATTTACGTGTTAACCGCCATAGTGTGGCTGCGAATTATCGATAAATCGCCTTTATCCAGCTTCGACTTGATTGGGACGGCGTTTGTGCTAACCGGTATGGGGATTCTTGTGTATGGCTGGCGTTAG
- a CDS encoding cation diffusion facilitator family transporter, whose amino-acid sequence MGHHHNHDHSKDMPSNRLGWAFVLNFVFTIIEFIGGFLTNSTAILADAVHDLGDSLSLGLAWILNKLGKKQANQHFTYGYKRLNLAGAFINAVVLIAGSAWVLVEAIPRLWNPQMPVADGMIALAVVGITVNGFAAYKLSEGKTLNERVINWHLLEDVFGWVAVLIVGIVLLFVDWPILDPILSIGFTLFILVNVLRNLGATLKLFIQATPDKKTYKQVADALLELPHVADLHHLHFWSLDGEEHVLTVHLVLSKNLDIEARSDLKQRIDDVLAPYALSHTTVELEDPDEACRDN is encoded by the coding sequence ATGGGGCATCACCATAACCATGATCACTCAAAGGACATGCCGTCCAACCGCCTGGGGTGGGCATTTGTTCTTAACTTTGTTTTCACCATTATCGAGTTTATTGGTGGCTTTCTTACCAACAGTACCGCCATTTTAGCTGATGCCGTTCATGATCTTGGCGATAGCCTGTCGTTAGGTCTCGCGTGGATACTAAATAAACTTGGCAAAAAACAGGCTAACCAACACTTTACCTACGGTTATAAAAGACTGAATCTTGCCGGTGCATTTATTAATGCCGTTGTGTTAATCGCAGGCTCTGCCTGGGTACTTGTGGAAGCAATTCCCAGACTCTGGAACCCTCAGATGCCCGTCGCTGATGGCATGATTGCTTTAGCCGTCGTTGGCATTACAGTTAATGGATTTGCTGCTTACAAATTGTCAGAGGGCAAAACGTTAAACGAACGCGTTATTAACTGGCACTTGCTGGAGGATGTTTTCGGCTGGGTTGCTGTACTTATCGTTGGTATTGTTTTGCTGTTCGTAGACTGGCCGATTCTCGACCCTATATTGTCGATTGGCTTTACTCTATTTATTTTAGTGAATGTACTACGCAACCTGGGGGCAACACTGAAACTCTTCATACAGGCCACGCCAGACAAAAAAACCTACAAACAAGTCGCGGACGCTTTACTGGAGCTACCTCATGTCGCTGACCTACACCATCTGCATTTTTGGTCACTAGATGGCGAGGAGCATGTATTAACCGTTCATTTGGTGTTATCTAAAAACCTTGATATCGAGGCCCGTAGCGATTTAAAACAGCGCATCGATGACGTCCTTGCGCCCTATGCTTTAAGCCATACAACGGTAGAACTAGAAGATCCTGATGAAGCCTGTAGAGACAACTGA